GTTTCCAAAGTTAGCCACTACACCTCGGTCGTCGTTGACGAAACCGGCCCGGAATTTGCCGCGCGTCTAAAAAATCAGATTGAGGCCTACGGTTTGAAGGTGATCAAAGAAGAAGTAACCGGCTTGAGCAAGACTGATGCAGGCTTCACGGTGCAAACTGCCGCCGCGAGCTACACCGCGAAAAAAGTCATTATTGCCACCGGTTCTACTCCGAAAGAATTGCCGCTGAATACAGATGGTTACAAGATTGCGCATTGGACGCTGGGCACAGAAGAAAAATGTCAACACAAGACGGTGATCATCAACGGCGGCTCGGACGGGGCAGCAAAAGAAGCTTTGCATATTTTGCCGTTCGCCAAAGCGGTACACATGGTGCAGAATATGCCGCAAATATTATGTATCGCTGAGTTCAAAAAACAGTTGGAGGCGGATCCAAAGCTTCATGTGCATTGCGGCACTTCTTTGGCTTCTCTTACTAAAACCGGCTCTAAGGTGACAACGGTTAAGCTAGCTGATGGAACAGAAATAACTGATGCAAACGGTATCGAAATTTTTGCGATGATTGGGCAGACGCCGGCAACTTCCTTTATTAAGCTCGATCTGCCGCGTAATGAGCAGGGTTTCCTTGCCGACGAAGTTAAGACGGGGATCGATGGCCTTTATGTGGCCGGTGATGTCCGTGCAAAAACGGTAAGACAGGTGGCGACGGCAGTAAATGACGGCTGCTTGGCCGGGATAATGGCGGCAGCGAAGTAGCTCAAGCGCATACTTGTTATCGGCTGGCTGCTCCGCGGTGCCATGCAGTGCCGCTGGCGGTACAGTGCCGCTGGCACTACAGTGTACCATCAGTACCGAAAAATATGCAAAGAAGGCGATAACCGTAAGGTTACCGCCTTCTTTACTTGAATGTGACATGAGCAACGCTCAGTAAAGTTGTCAATTTAACGAACAGAATAACCGTGCCGCCGCAGCTGTGTCAGGAACATCGTCTTTCTTGGCCGAAGTCTTAGCTTTGGGGCAAGTATCGCATGTGAACGGAATGGCTCTCAAGTCGAAATAGCTGCTACCTTTTGAGCTGGGCGAGGAGGAGCCGGGATTATTATTGTCGGTACCGCCACTCGGTTTGTTTTTTACAATCAGCTGGATTGTATTTTTTGAGGTTTGATTATTATCAAAAGTTGCGGTTAGTTGAATTAAGTAGGTCCCGGCGGGGGCTTGCGCGTCTTGGTGTATCTTGAGGACTTTCGCAGTTGCGTCGTACTTTGCGGTCACATACGCAACATCTCTGTTTTGCGAGATGATCTCGTTGTTGTATAACACTTTTACGGCGACATCTTTAGGAATCTTGGGTTGATGAGTTGTCTTGTCTTCCCAAGCTAGTTTAACCTCAAAGTCTTTGGTTACGCCAATGGTATTTTCAAAATCTTTATGATCCGGTTTAAATTCTAAATTGTTTTCCTGCGGTTGTGGCTGTGGCTGATCAGGATTCGGGCCTGGCACCGGCGGTTGCGGCTGAGAGCCATCCTTGGGTGGAATCGTAAACTCGTACTCAATCGTTGCAGTTTTAGGGCTGGCACCAGCAGCGGTAGCAGTAATTCTAATGGTATATACCCCGGCAGGGATTTCCGTTACTGTAGGTTCTCCTGAACCCGAAGCAGGATATTTGATATTGCTTATTTCTACAGTTGGATTGCCTTTTATGACTCGGGCAGTTAAACCTTTAACCGGAGTTGAAGGTGATTCTTTTTTGCCAACC
This is a stretch of genomic DNA from Mageeibacillus indolicus UPII9-5. It encodes these proteins:
- a CDS encoding NAD(P)/FAD-dependent oxidoreductase, which gives rise to MQDLIIIGAGPAGVSAALYAQSRGLSLTIFEKDRIGGLIGKVSKVSHYTSVVVDETGPEFAARLKNQIEAYGLKVIKEEVTGLSKTDAGFTVQTAAASYTAKKVIIATGSTPKELPLNTDGYKIAHWTLGTEEKCQHKTVIINGGSDGAAKEALHILPFAKAVHMVQNMPQILCIAEFKKQLEADPKLHVHCGTSLASLTKTGSKVTTVKLADGTEITDANGIEIFAMIGQTPATSFIKLDLPRNEQGFLADEVKTGIDGLYVAGDVRAKTVRQVATAVNDGCLAGIMAAAK